The following is a genomic window from Amycolatopsis sp. BJA-103.
GCCGCCATCTCGGCCACCCCGTCCTGCAGTTTCATCATCTCGACATTGGAGATCAGTCCGGGGTCGTGCGCCGGATCGACGTAGCCCAGCACCTTCACCACCACCGGCCTGAGACTTTTCGCGATCACGCCGTCGATGAGCCACTGCGGAGTCAGGTAGCCGCCGAGTTCGTTGGCCTTTTCGACCGACGCCGCCGCGGCCTTCAGACCGAGGCCGGAGAGGGCGGCCGCGTGCTTCTTCAGCATCTTTTCGCGGGTCTTCACGTCCTTGATCTGATCGAAGTCCGCGATGAGCAGGGCGACCTCGTCCTGCAGTTCGTCACTCAGTTCGGCTTTCGCCTTCACCCTGGTGCGAGCCTTTTCGATGAGCCTGTCGACTGCTCGACCGTCGTTCAGCGCCGCCCATTCGGCGATCATGGTCGCCTTGAAGGCGGCCAGATCCTTCCGGCCCGACGCCTCCTCGGCCTTGCGTGCCTCCTTGTGCACCCCGGAGAAGAACTCCGTCACGAGGGTCTTCACGGTGGGGAACACGAACGGGAAGACGCATTTCGCGACCACCCCGCCGACACCGGTGAGGTCCAGTCCGTAGCTCGCGACCGAGAGGAACGCCGCCGCCGCGGGTTCGGCCCGGCACAGGGCCCGCTCGAGGTCGTCCTCGTTGCGCTTGATGATGTAGTCGAGGATCGCCAGGGGATGCTTCGCGAGGAACTCGTCCGCCTGCTGCTTGTACTGCGGATCCTTCATGATCTGCTTGGCCCGGCGTTTGCGGTCGAGCGATTCCGCGATGGCGCCGAACTCGCTGATCATCACCCCGCCGACCAGGTTGGCTGCGCTCAGGGCCTGCGAGGTGCCTTCCTCCGGCACCACCGAGGCGGCGACGCCGGCACCGGTGTTGGCGCCCTTGAAGATCTCCTTGGTCAGCTTGATCGCGCTGGTGACCTCGTCTCCGGTGAACTTCTTCCCGCCGACACGGAACTCGTCGTTCTCGGCCACCGCCGCGTACCGCTGGAGGCTCATCTCCTTGACGACCAGCTGACGGCAGACGGCGAGATTCAGGACGATGTCGTCGATGCACTTGCGCATCCGCGTGTGCAGTTCGACGACATCGCAATAGACGTCCTTGCCGACGGCCGCCGACGCGTCGCGCGCGGCGTACTTGTGGGACTCGCCGTAGATCTCCTTCACGTGATTGCTCCGCTTGAGGGTGAAGGCGAGCAGGTTCTCGGCGTTGCTGAGGGTGACCTTGGAACACTTCCGATAGAGAGTGATCTTCTGCAGCGGGAAGGTCTTCTGGTGGAGTGCGTGGACGACCCCCTGTGCCGCGCCCGCGTCGACGGCCATGAGTGCGATCTCCTTGCGCAGCCGGACCATTTCCGGGTTGTCCTCGCGCAGGGTGCCGAACTCCCCATAGTCCTTGGCGGCGGTTTCCCTGGCCTTCTTGGCATCGGAGTGGTGTTTGACCCGGACTCCGACGTGGCCGACGCCGACCCGGCTCAGGCCCCAGATCGACAGGGTGAGCGTCTTCCCGTAGTCGAGATCCAGATCCCGGAGAGCCTGCTTCACGGAGGCGGCGGCTTTGGCGTCCTTCTTCGAGGCAGGCGGCGTGCTCGTCGTCATGGTCTTCCTCCTGGTTCACGAATGATCAGTGCTGTTCGGGGAGAATCGCCTTGACCTTCCCGGACACGGCCTCGTTCGCGGTCAGGCCCCTCAGCTCTTCCGCCGATGCCTGGCCGGCGAATTCCTGGATTCTGGCGAGGAGCGCCTCCTCCCAGATTTCCTGGATCTCGTCACTGGTCAGGCCTTCGAATTCCGAAAAGTCCGCCTTTTCCATGATTTCGGCGACGACCTTTTCGAAGAACGCGTCGTTCTTCTCGAGTTCTTCGGCCGCCTGCCGCATCTGTTCCTCGGAAGCCTCGACGAGCTCGGCCAGTTCCGCTTCCACCCGCTTGTCGCGTTCGGCGACCTTTTCGGCGATCTCGCCACCGGGCTCCGCGGGCTGCTCGTCCGGCAGCGTGATGCCGTGCTCGGCGAACGCGGCTCTCTTGTCCTCACCGGCTTCGACGAGGTCGAGGAACTTCCCTGCCCCTTCCCCGACTCCCCGGTCCTGGGCGAACTTCAGGAAATACCGCTTGAACTTCGCCCAGTCGGCTTCCCGGCCGGACCAGCCGCCCCAGCCCTTCGTCAGGGTGGCGTACCAGGCCTTGGGCTCGTACTGCGACCAGAGATCCGGCGCCTTCGTCCGCGCGACGAGTTGCTCGTGCGTCGCGATGGCGATGCCGTACCCGGCGAAGCCCCCGATCTTGTCCGGCGCACGCTCGACGTCGTCCAGCAGCAGCTGCGCCTGGGGGCGGACACCGGCCTGATCGGCGTATCCGAGGAAGAAGGCCTTGAAGCGATCCCATTCCTCTTCCTTGCCCGACCAGCCGGGCCAGCCGTTGCCGAGCACCTGGGTGAGGTGTGCGTACCAGCGCGGGGCGGTCGCGCCGTCCCACGGCGGTGGTGAATCCTGCCGGCTCTCGCGGGCCTTCGCGAGGAGACCTTCGTAGAGCCGTGGCAGCTCGTCCTTCCTGGCGTCCATTTCGGACAGCACGCTCCGTTGATCGGAGACCTTGGTGTCCATGTGCTCCACGAACGTCTCCAGTGCTTCCGGGGGCAGGGAACGCTCGGACACCTGCGCCGTCAGGAGCTGCTTGAACCGTGTCCAGTCCTCTTCGGACTCCTGGTGCGCGGAGCTCACCGCCTCGAACCAGGGCGTCACCTGGTCGTCCCGGAGTTTGCCCGCGACCGAGACAATCGCCGCTTCCATCGGTTCCACGTGCCTCACCTCGTTTCGGATTCGATCGGTTTCAGCCGGCCAGTACGGTGCCGACGGCGACGACGGTCCCGGTCGGGGCGGGCGCCGGATCGTTGCAGTCGAGAACCTGATCCCCGTCGCGTGCCAGCGGTTTCCCGTTCACCAGCACGAGCGGGCTGCCCGCCAGTACCGTGCCGCGGTTGTCCGGCGGCCGCTGGAACGTGCCGCCGGTCGGCACGTGCGGCGGGGTGTTGATCGCGACGCTGCCCACGACCGCCGCGGGCTGCCCGCCGATGAGCACGTCGGTACTGCAGCCGAGCGTGATCTTCCCGGCGAACGGCAGCTGGGTCGGCGTCGGCACGGGCCCGCCCGCCGAAGGGACCATGACGACATGCGTGTCGGTCCCGGTGACGAGGTCACCCATTTTCGCCGCGGCCCTGCCCATCGCGCACCCCTTCCGTGATCTTGGCCGGCAAGCGCCGCATACCACCGGTGGACGGCCGAGGTGGCCGTAGCGTGCGAGCGCCCAGATCGACCGAGTCCGGCGGCGGTGCCGGTTCGCCGGACTCCGGCGGGGCCAGCGGGGCGACGACCACCAGGTCCAGGCAGCCGCGCGCGACCAGGCCCAGTGCCGCCCAGATGTCCACCGGCGCACTCGAAAGTCCCGGTCTGGCAACGGAAACGGTGACCGGAGAGGTCGCGGCCGAGAGCGTTCCGGTGAGGTGGGCCGCGGAGAGCCGCGCGGTCCGGGTGCAGGCCGAAAGGACGGCGCCGAGGAGCAGATGCTCCCGTTCGATGTCGTCGGCCCAGGCGGTGACCAGATAGCAGAGCTCGTAGCGCCGTGCTTCCTGCGTACGCCGCACGACGCGACCGTCCGGCGCGCGTTCGTCCGACCAGCCGATCGGCGTACCCGCCGCGACGTCTTCCCGCACCCGGTGCAGGAAGATGCCGACCGTTTCGGTACCGGAGCACTCGGCGATCCAGTTCTCGCCTGGCGTGTCGAAGCGCACGACGACTTCGGGAGGCAAAGACTCCCTCAACAGCGACCGCAGCGCTATGTCGACTTCATCGAACATGGCGCCAGTGTGCGGAGAACCGGTGTCCCGGCGGCAGCGATCCCGGTGCATCGGAGCGGCCCGAACGGTCTACCCGATCGGGCAAGCCGGTGTGCCCCCGGGCTCGTGGTGCGGCCCCGTTCCGGCGAGCACTGTGATCGAGAAGCCCGCATCGTTCTCTTGGAGGCGCCATGCCGTCGTACCTGTCACCGGGTGTCTACGTCGAAGAGGTGTCATCCGGCTCGAAACCGATCGAGGGTGTCGGCACCGCTGTCGCCGCGTTCGTCGGCTTCGCCGAGACGGGACCGGTGGACGAGCCGGTCCTGGTCACCAACTGGACCCAGTTCACCCAGAACTTCGGCCAGTTCACGGAAGGCGCGTATCTGGCGCACGCCGTCTACGCCTACTTCGCGAACGGCGGTGGCGCCGCCTACGTCATCCGGGTCGGTGGTGGCTCGGCGGAACAGCCCGCCCCCACCGGCACCGAACTGCCGAGCGAGGGCGCCGGCAAGCCGATCGTCGTCCGGGCGCTGAAGGCGCCGGAGCAAGGCAGGCAGTTGAGCGTCGAGGTGCAGGAAGCGACGGAACGCGGCGACGACGCGTTCAAACTCGTCGTCCGGTTCGGGGACGAGGAGGAGGTCTTCGACAACGTGACCAACCGCCGCGGCGCGGCGAACGTGGCGACCGCGTTGCGGAAGTCCACTTTGGTCGCCGTCGAGGAGACCAAGGGGGCCACGCTGGCCTTGCCCGCGAAGAACACCCGTACGACGATCGCCGAGGCGCCGTCGGGCGCGCTGACCGTCCAGGACTACGTCGGTGATCCCGAGGAGCGGACCGGATTCGGGACACTGGAGGCGATCGACGACATCACCATGCTGTGCGTCCCGGACCTCATGACGGCCTACGAGTCCGGGCAGATCGACATGGACGGCGTCAAGGCGGTCCAGCTCGCCATGATCGCGCACTGCGAGCTGATGGCCGACCGGGTCGCGATCCTCGACCCGCCACCCGGACTGCGCCCGCAGCAGGTCGTGCGATGGCGAGAGGAAATCGCCGGGTACGACTCGAAGTACGCCGCGCTGTACTGGCCGTGGGTCAAGGTGGCCGATCCGCGCTCGGGCAAGCCGGTGTTCCTGCCGCCGAGCGGGCACGTGGCCGGTGTGTGGGCCCGCAACGACGACACCCGCGGCGTGCACAAGGCACCGGCGAACGAGGTACTGCGCGGGGTGACCGACCTGCAGTGCGGGATCACCCGCGGCGAGCACGACCGGCTGAACCCGGTCGGCGTGAACTGCATCCGGTTCTTCCCCGGGCAGGGCATCCGGATCTGGGGTGCGCGCACGCTGTCCAGCGATCCGGAATGGCGTTACCTGAACGTGCGGCGGCTGTTCAACTACATCGAGAAGTCCATCCTCACCGGGACGAGCTGGGTGGTGTTCGAGCCCAACGACCACTTCCTCTGGAACTCGGTCGAGCGGATCATCAGCATGTTCCTGCGGCGGATCTGGCGCAGCGGCGCGCTGTTCGGCCGGACTCCGGAGGAGGCGTTCTACGTCAAATGCGACGAGGAGAACAACCCGCCGGAGAACCGTGACGCGGGCATCCTCACCGTGGACATCGGCGTCGCGCCGGTCAAACCCGCCGAGTTCGTGGTCTTCCGCCTCGCCCAGTTCTCCGAAGGCGCGGAGCTGAAGGAATGACGACCGCCGCGTCCTTCGGCGGTATCCCGGCGCCCGCGGTGCTGAGCGCTCCCCGGTTCGTGATCATGTGCGAGGGCTGGGCGGCGGGACTGGGGTTCTCGAAGCTCGGCAGCCTGCAGTCCGAAGTGGAGTTCCAGGAGTACTCCTACAACAGCAGGCTCGGGAACACGCACACGAAGCAGTTCGGCCGGGCGAAACCGCCGTCGATCACCTTGGAACGCGCGCTGGACAGCCTCGGTTTCGCCCAGCTCTACGGCTGGCACCTGCTGGCCAGGGTGAACAACCCGCTGGCGAAACTGCCGGCGTCGTTCGACATCCTCACGAAGTCGGGGGAGCCGGTGCTCGCCTGCCTGCTGGAGAACGCCTGGTGCCAGAAGCTCGAAATCGACCAGACCC
Proteins encoded in this region:
- a CDS encoding PAAR domain-containing protein, producing the protein MGRAAAKMGDLVTGTDTHVVMVPSAGGPVPTPTQLPFAGKITLGCSTDVLIGGQPAAVVGSVAINTPPHVPTGGTFQRPPDNRGTVLAGSPLVLVNGKPLARDGDQVLDCNDPAPAPTGTVVAVGTVLAG
- a CDS encoding DUF4255 domain-containing protein, which codes for MFDEVDIALRSLLRESLPPEVVVRFDTPGENWIAECSGTETVGIFLHRVREDVAAGTPIGWSDERAPDGRVVRRTQEARRYELCYLVTAWADDIEREHLLLGAVLSACTRTARLSAAHLTGTLSAATSPVTVSVARPGLSSAPVDIWAALGLVARGCLDLVVVAPLAPPESGEPAPPPDSVDLGARTLRPPRPSTGGMRRLPAKITEGVRDGQGRGENG
- a CDS encoding phage tail sheath family protein encodes the protein MPSYLSPGVYVEEVSSGSKPIEGVGTAVAAFVGFAETGPVDEPVLVTNWTQFTQNFGQFTEGAYLAHAVYAYFANGGGAAYVIRVGGGSAEQPAPTGTELPSEGAGKPIVVRALKAPEQGRQLSVEVQEATERGDDAFKLVVRFGDEEEVFDNVTNRRGAANVATALRKSTLVAVEETKGATLALPAKNTRTTIAEAPSGALTVQDYVGDPEERTGFGTLEAIDDITMLCVPDLMTAYESGQIDMDGVKAVQLAMIAHCELMADRVAILDPPPGLRPQQVVRWREEIAGYDSKYAALYWPWVKVADPRSGKPVFLPPSGHVAGVWARNDDTRGVHKAPANEVLRGVTDLQCGITRGEHDRLNPVGVNCIRFFPGQGIRIWGARTLSSDPEWRYLNVRRLFNYIEKSILTGTSWVVFEPNDHFLWNSVERIISMFLRRIWRSGALFGRTPEEAFYVKCDEENNPPENRDAGILTVDIGVAPVKPAEFVVFRLAQFSEGAELKE
- a CDS encoding phage tail protein, with protein sequence MTTAASFGGIPAPAVLSAPRFVIMCEGWAAGLGFSKLGSLQSEVEFQEYSYNSRLGNTHTKQFGRAKPPSITLERALDSLGFAQLYGWHLLARVNNPLAKLPASFDILTKSGEPVLACLLENAWCQKLEIDQTQADASAVSMMRVTIVCDSILLL